The following are from one region of the Pseudomonadota bacterium genome:
- a CDS encoding ABC transporter permease: MASTLGAPTPLPQPSTLRLFGQWLRQPGFLAATPVLLFFLIGFVGPLIIVLGFSFVPERTFGFHGDWTVDNYVHILSDSYYISFLWSFGLAAATVVCCLMISYPVSYGLARVFGRWAAPVMLLLVIPLFVSENVRLFGWYLILLKGGGILAGTTKSLFGFDTGTLLYSNGTTLMGMVYVYLPYTLFPTTLGLSLVPKDQMDSASDLGANRWQIFREVELPIAMPGILIGSLLTFVLAVGAISEAKVLGGANIVVVAHAIQHEFTYAQNWPLGSAISMFAIAITGILVIFIMRRLDLDRLLGRK; this comes from the coding sequence ATGGCGTCGACGCTAGGCGCCCCTACGCCGCTTCCGCAGCCGAGTACGCTACGACTTTTCGGCCAGTGGCTGCGCCAGCCGGGCTTTCTCGCCGCTACTCCGGTCCTCCTATTTTTCTTGATTGGCTTCGTCGGCCCACTGATCATCGTTCTTGGATTTAGTTTTGTCCCCGAGCGCACTTTCGGATTCCACGGCGATTGGACGGTCGACAATTACGTCCACATCCTCTCGGACAGTTACTACATTTCGTTTCTGTGGTCGTTCGGGCTCGCCGCCGCGACCGTGGTGTGCTGCCTGATGATTTCTTATCCGGTGTCTTACGGCCTGGCCCGGGTGTTCGGCCGATGGGCGGCTCCGGTGATGCTGCTTCTGGTCATCCCGTTATTCGTTTCCGAGAATGTCCGCCTGTTCGGCTGGTATCTCATACTTCTGAAGGGCGGCGGCATTCTGGCCGGCACCACCAAGTCGCTGTTCGGCTTCGACACCGGAACATTGCTCTACTCGAACGGGACAACCCTGATGGGCATGGTCTATGTCTACCTGCCCTATACACTGTTTCCGACCACATTAGGCCTGTCGCTGGTGCCCAAAGACCAAATGGACTCGGCCAGCGACCTCGGCGCCAACCGATGGCAGATTTTCCGTGAGGTCGAACTGCCCATTGCCATGCCGGGAATTTTGATCGGCTCGCTCTTGACGTTTGTGCTTGCCGTCGGCGCTATTTCAGAGGCCAAAGTGTTGGGCGGCGCCAATATCGTTGTTGTTGCCCATGCCATTCAGCATGAGTTCACCTATGCCCAGAACTGGCCGCTTGGCTCCGCCATATCGATGTTCGCCATCGCTATTACCGGCATCCTGGTGATCTTCATTATGCGCCGTCTCGATCTCGACCGATTACTCGGGAGGAAGTGA
- a CDS encoding ABC transporter ATP-binding protein: MAEGGPILRIENVTKQFGKLLAVNDVSLDIVDGEFFTIVGPSGSGKTTLLRMLAGLDKPTAGNLLLRGNRVNDVPANKRPTCMVFQSLALFNHRTVGQNIEFSLKMRGVSRAARRERAHELMKVVRLPEEYYAKGVTKCSGGERQRVALARALASDPDIMFFDEPLSAIDYQLRKLLEVELKDLHRETGKTFVYITHSLEEAMVMSDRIGIMQSGRLIQIGTPDDIYTQPLNKFVSEFMGEVNTLPVQAGDDGKFDCPDLGAQFVGPSPATSANGTQTGYLVIRPESMRFLDDPSEADNHIKGSLFNEYAMGSRVQYHVRTAGQMLVVEKLREMAFRGNVNDDVIIGWDVKDSVLVND, encoded by the coding sequence ATGGCCGAGGGTGGGCCTATTCTTCGCATCGAAAATGTGACCAAGCAGTTTGGCAAATTGCTCGCCGTCAATGACGTTTCGCTCGATATTGTCGACGGTGAATTCTTTACCATTGTCGGTCCGTCGGGCAGCGGCAAGACGACGCTTCTGCGCATGCTGGCGGGGCTCGACAAGCCGACCGCCGGCAATTTGCTGTTGCGCGGCAACCGGGTCAACGACGTGCCGGCCAACAAGCGTCCAACCTGCATGGTGTTTCAGTCGCTGGCGCTGTTCAATCACCGCACGGTCGGCCAGAACATCGAATTCTCGCTGAAGATGCGCGGCGTCAGCCGCGCCGCTCGGCGCGAGCGCGCGCATGAACTGATGAAGGTCGTGCGCCTGCCGGAGGAATATTACGCCAAGGGCGTCACCAAATGCTCAGGCGGCGAGCGCCAACGGGTGGCGCTAGCCCGGGCGCTGGCCTCGGACCCGGACATCATGTTTTTCGATGAGCCCTTGTCGGCGATCGATTACCAATTGCGCAAGCTCCTGGAAGTGGAATTGAAGGATCTGCACAGAGAAACCGGCAAGACCTTCGTCTACATCACCCATTCGCTCGAAGAAGCGATGGTGATGAGCGACCGCATCGGCATCATGCAATCAGGGCGGTTGATCCAGATCGGCACGCCAGACGATATCTACACCCAGCCGCTCAACAAATTCGTCTCAGAATTTATGGGCGAGGTGAACACGCTGCCGGTACAGGCTGGCGACGATGGCAAGTTCGACTGTCCTGATCTCGGCGCGCAATTCGTCGGACCGTCACCCGCGACCTCTGCCAACGGCACACAAACCGGCTATCTTGTCATCCGTCCCGAATCGATGCGCTTCCTCGACGACCCATCTGAAGCCGACAACCACATCAAAGGCTCGCTGTTCAACGAATACGCCATGGGCAGCAGAGTGCAATATCATGTGCGCACGGCCGGCCAGATGCTGGTGGTCGAGAAATTGCGCGAAATGGCGTTTCGCGGCAACGTCAATGATGATGTCATTATCGGCTGGGACGTCAAAGACAGCGTCCTGGTAAACGACTGA
- a CDS encoding PotD/PotF family extracellular solute-binding protein, which yields MENEKLLKQLVNNDPIRNAGPSRRNVLKGMGAGAGALAMGASMGLPRMASAADDRALTMLTWDGYVDPRVLDGFTDQHATDIKYELHTSDPDSVNKLRAGQTAIWDIINLNNPWAREIMWPEDLIVELDRARFEPYFDKMLPMFKAPYKWAMSQDEEHLLGVCQRVDTFDFVVNTDVISAEMGKDEGWDLFNNPDMKGRYGILAYDNWNIMHICMGAGLHPFKMKSDAEVVKFEETARRWINGAKLISDDFVGINLALINGEIDLYFGGGTYTVSAARLDGLSNVYHVTPRSGPADGKGGINWIELNSVVNNPNLHSKAFDWMEYILQPDTSYYVGTAGGFLLPVGQLSDPAVLAKFSKEELDSFQWDEFDYRIENAVEYDVVPDYNRLYDIYTAALREKA from the coding sequence ATGGAAAACGAAAAGCTTTTAAAGCAATTGGTGAACAACGATCCGATCCGCAACGCGGGACCGTCACGGCGCAATGTGCTGAAAGGCATGGGCGCGGGCGCGGGCGCATTGGCTATGGGCGCCAGCATGGGACTGCCGCGCATGGCATCCGCCGCTGATGATCGCGCACTCACGATGCTCACCTGGGACGGCTATGTCGATCCGCGCGTGCTTGACGGATTCACCGACCAACACGCGACCGACATCAAATACGAGCTGCACACCTCCGATCCGGATTCAGTAAACAAGCTCAGAGCCGGGCAAACCGCGATTTGGGATATCATCAATCTCAACAATCCTTGGGCGCGCGAAATAATGTGGCCTGAAGACCTTATCGTCGAGCTCGATCGGGCACGCTTCGAGCCCTATTTCGACAAGATGCTGCCGATGTTCAAAGCCCCATACAAATGGGCGATGAGCCAGGATGAGGAGCATTTGCTCGGCGTCTGTCAACGTGTCGACACGTTCGACTTCGTGGTCAACACCGACGTGATCTCGGCCGAAATGGGCAAGGACGAAGGTTGGGACCTTTTCAACAATCCCGACATGAAGGGCCGCTACGGCATCCTCGCCTATGACAATTGGAATATCATGCATATATGCATGGGCGCCGGGCTGCATCCGTTCAAGATGAAAAGCGACGCCGAAGTTGTCAAATTCGAGGAAACCGCTCGGCGCTGGATCAACGGCGCGAAATTGATCTCCGACGATTTCGTCGGCATCAATCTGGCCCTGATCAACGGCGAAATCGATCTGTATTTCGGCGGCGGCACCTATACGGTTTCGGCGGCCCGTCTCGACGGCCTCAGCAATGTCTATCATGTCACGCCGAGGAGCGGCCCGGCCGACGGCAAGGGCGGCATCAACTGGATCGAGCTCAATTCGGTGGTCAACAACCCGAATCTCCATTCCAAAGCCTTCGATTGGATGGAGTATATTTTGCAGCCGGATACTTCCTATTATGTCGGCACCGCCGGTGGCTTCCTACTGCCAGTCGGCCAATTGTCGGATCCGGCAGTGCTGGCCAAATTCTCCAAGGAAGAGCTCGATTCCTTCCAATGGGATGAGTTCGATTATCGCATCGAAAATGCGGTGGAATATGACGTGGTGCCCGACTACAACCGGCTCTACGACATCTACACGGCGGCATTGAGGGAAAAGGCCTAA
- a CDS encoding aspartate aminotransferase family protein has translation MDKNSLVARDAAVIAKIQTLRFNPLAATGGAGSYLQDEDGRRILDLSASATAASLGYGHPAVVEAMVKAASDMAGASLLMIPNEAATALAEQLLAVTPGRGERKVWYGHSGSDANDAAMRVASAATGRGRFISFIGSYHGCLAGSMSISGHTAMTHSLPRPGLVLLPYPNAYRPNFSPAEVLAMLDYQFETTCPPDQVAAVFIEPILSDGGLIVPPEGFLLALQERCQRHGILVVLDEVKVGLGRSGKLHAYQHDGLEPDMIVFGKGLGGGLPLSAMIGPAAILDHAAAFAMQTTAGNPVCTAVGGAVLETIIKENLAARADDMGNKMRAGFTKLAERHEMIGDVRGRGLAIGVDLVTSRETRAPVSATTTAKVIYRAYELGANFIYVGLDANVLEITPPLTVSEAEIEEGLDIIDRALGDVANGVVSDESVQAFMNW, from the coding sequence ATGGACAAGAACTCGCTGGTGGCGCGCGACGCCGCCGTGATCGCCAAGATTCAGACGCTGCGCTTCAACCCCCTGGCTGCCACCGGCGGCGCCGGCTCGTATCTACAGGATGAAGACGGCCGGCGGATTCTCGATCTTTCCGCTTCCGCCACCGCGGCCAGCCTCGGCTATGGCCACCCGGCGGTGGTCGAAGCAATGGTCAAAGCCGCAAGTGATATGGCCGGCGCGAGCTTGTTGATGATCCCGAACGAAGCGGCCACGGCGTTGGCTGAGCAATTGCTGGCGGTCACGCCGGGCAGAGGTGAGCGTAAGGTTTGGTACGGCCATTCCGGCTCCGACGCCAACGATGCGGCGATGCGCGTGGCCTCTGCCGCCACCGGGCGTGGGCGCTTCATCTCTTTCATCGGCTCCTATCACGGCTGCCTCGCCGGCTCGATGAGCATATCGGGCCATACCGCAATGACGCACAGCCTGCCGCGTCCCGGCCTGGTGTTGCTGCCTTATCCAAACGCCTACCGGCCGAATTTTTCGCCGGCTGAAGTGCTCGCCATGCTGGACTACCAGTTCGAGACGACGTGCCCGCCGGATCAAGTGGCGGCAGTCTTCATCGAGCCAATTCTTTCCGACGGCGGATTGATCGTGCCGCCTGAGGGATTTTTGTTGGCGCTACAGGAACGCTGCCAGCGGCACGGCATTCTGGTGGTGCTGGACGAAGTAAAAGTCGGGCTCGGGCGCTCAGGCAAGCTACACGCCTATCAACATGACGGGCTGGAGCCCGACATGATCGTCTTCGGCAAGGGCCTGGGTGGGGGCTTGCCGCTGTCGGCGATGATCGGCCCGGCGGCCATACTCGATCACGCCGCCGCCTTCGCCATGCAAACGACGGCCGGCAATCCGGTGTGCACCGCAGTCGGTGGCGCGGTGTTGGAGACGATCATCAAAGAAAACCTGGCGGCGCGCGCCGATGACATGGGCAACAAGATGCGCGCCGGTTTCACCAAGCTCGCCGAGCGCCACGAAATGATCGGTGATGTGCGCGGGCGCGGCCTGGCGATCGGCGTCGATCTGGTCACCTCGCGCGAAACACGCGCGCCGGTCAGCGCCACGACGACTGCCAAAGTGATCTACCGCGCCTATGAACTGGGCGCCAATTTTATTTATGTCGGGCTCGATGCAAATGTGCTGGAAATCACCCCGCCGCTTACCGTCAGCGAAGCGGAGATCGAAGAAGGGCTCGACATTATCGACCGCGCTTTGGGTGATGTCGCCAACGGCGTTGTCTCCGATGAAAGCGTCCAGGCCTTTATGAATTGGTGA
- a CDS encoding aminotransferase class III-fold pyridoxal phosphate-dependent enzyme produces MDLSNIDPVTREALDHYVFPLVSKTDVLGGDPLIFKSGKGMMMTDIMDKSYLDMLSTNTRASSLGFANEHIAKAIYDQLMELHYAGTFAHVADVTVRLAAKIAELAPGDLTATTFGGSGSEANENSFKFAREYHIHKGDKPYARKIISRWDAYHGATMGAIGATDILGTRHITEPGVPGHRRIPAPFLYRTPFGMDASEVSDFCVDYLEQEIIHEGPEYVAAFIAEPVMQGDGAQVPPDDYFKKVRAVCDKYDVLLIADEVITGFGRTGKWFAMEHWGVQADIMSTAKAITAGYCPLGASTVTQKIADTLPIYSHLQTYQGHPASCAASLATIDYIEKNDLIRKSSENGAYFLEQLQRLRELPIVGDVRGLGMWTCVDFTVDKKTKAPFKDKTIKNIVHRCRDMGVLIGEEGTAVEMSPPYIASREELDTCVDTLEKAIIAETKDRGLG; encoded by the coding sequence ATGGATCTTAGCAATATCGATCCCGTCACACGCGAAGCGCTCGATCATTACGTCTTTCCGCTGGTGTCGAAAACCGACGTCCTCGGCGGCGACCCGCTCATCTTCAAGTCCGGCAAGGGCATGATGATGACCGACATCATGGACAAATCCTATCTCGACATGCTGAGCACCAATACCCGTGCCAGCTCGCTCGGATTTGCCAATGAGCATATCGCCAAAGCGATCTACGACCAGTTGATGGAGCTGCATTATGCCGGCACCTTCGCCCATGTCGCCGATGTCACGGTGCGCCTGGCGGCCAAGATTGCCGAACTGGCGCCGGGCGATTTAACGGCGACAACCTTTGGCGGCTCCGGTTCAGAAGCGAACGAGAACTCGTTCAAATTCGCGCGCGAATATCACATCCACAAGGGCGACAAACCCTATGCGCGCAAGATTATTTCGCGCTGGGACGCCTATCACGGCGCCACGATGGGCGCGATCGGCGCCACCGATATCCTCGGGACGCGTCATATCACCGAGCCCGGCGTTCCCGGCCACCGGCGGATTCCGGCGCCCTTTTTATATCGCACGCCGTTTGGCATGGATGCCTCAGAAGTGAGCGATTTCTGCGTCGATTATCTCGAGCAGGAAATCATCCATGAAGGGCCGGAATATGTCGCCGCCTTCATTGCCGAGCCGGTCATGCAGGGCGACGGCGCGCAGGTGCCGCCCGACGATTATTTCAAGAAGGTGCGCGCGGTCTGCGATAAATATGACGTGCTGTTGATCGCCGATGAAGTGATCACCGGCTTCGGGCGCACCGGCAAATGGTTCGCCATGGAGCATTGGGGCGTTCAGGCCGATATCATGTCGACCGCCAAGGCGATCACCGCCGGCTATTGCCCGCTCGGCGCCTCGACCGTGACACAGAAGATCGCCGACACCTTGCCGATTTACTCGCATCTCCAGACCTATCAAGGCCACCCGGCGTCCTGCGCCGCCAGCCTGGCGACCATCGATTACATTGAGAAGAATGACCTAATCCGCAAGAGCAGCGAAAACGGCGCCTATTTTCTTGAGCAATTGCAGCGCTTGCGGGAACTCCCCATCGTCGGCGATGTTCGCGGCCTCGGCATGTGGACTTGCGTCGACTTCACGGTCGACAAAAAAACCAAGGCGCCGTTCAAAGACAAGACCATCAAGAACATCGTGCATCGCTGCCGCGACATGGGTGTGCTGATCGGCGAGGAAGGCACAGCGGTTGAAATGTCGCCGCCCTATATCGCCAGCCGCGAGGAACTCGATACCTGCGTCGATACGCTGGAAAAGGCGATCATTGCGGAGACCAAGGACAGAGGCCTGGGTTAA
- a CDS encoding SDR family NAD(P)-dependent oxidoreductase, which produces MAITLQGKAVIVTGGGRGIGRGIAHVFADDGAKVLVVNRSAEAGQKVVDEITAKGGTAVFHQGNVKIKADMEAMAAAAMDNFGAIDVLCLNAGIFPNALIGDLTEEMWDEVIDTNLKGIFFGTQACIPHMKKQMSGRIVVVSSITGPNVGWPGLTHYGASKGGANAFIRGAALELAKYNITVNGVSPGSIMSEGLVELGGEALEQVRQIIPAGYIGEPEDIAHALFYLASDQARYVTGQILVVDGGQILPESPAAMADA; this is translated from the coding sequence ATGGCAATCACGTTGCAGGGCAAAGCGGTCATCGTCACCGGCGGAGGGCGCGGTATTGGCCGCGGCATCGCCCATGTGTTCGCAGATGACGGGGCGAAGGTGTTGGTGGTGAACCGCAGCGCCGAAGCCGGGCAAAAAGTGGTGGACGAAATCACGGCCAAGGGTGGCACGGCGGTGTTTCATCAGGGCAATGTGAAAATCAAGGCCGACATGGAAGCAATGGCGGCGGCGGCGATGGATAATTTTGGCGCCATCGACGTCCTTTGTTTGAATGCTGGCATCTTTCCCAACGCGCTGATCGGCGATCTCACGGAAGAAATGTGGGATGAGGTGATCGATACCAATCTCAAGGGAATCTTTTTCGGCACGCAAGCCTGTATCCCACACATGAAAAAGCAGATGTCGGGGCGTATCGTGGTGGTGTCTTCGATCACCGGGCCGAACGTCGGCTGGCCCGGGCTGACCCATTACGGGGCGTCCAAGGGCGGCGCCAATGCCTTTATTCGCGGCGCCGCGCTCGAACTGGCGAAATACAATATAACCGTGAACGGCGTCAGCCCGGGCTCGATCATGTCCGAGGGTTTGGTGGAGCTCGGCGGTGAGGCGCTTGAACAAGTGCGCCAGATTATTCCGGCGGGCTATATCGGCGAACCGGAAGATATTGCGCATGCGCTGTTTTACTTAGCGTCTGATCAGGCGCGCTATGTGACCGGGCAGATATTGGTCGTCGATGGCGGGCAAATCCTTCCCGAAAGCCCGGCTGCGATGGCTGATGCTTAG
- a CDS encoding amidohydrolase family protein encodes MSSEIGAKVALIDHHCHGVMPHDLTLAQFEDSLSEAFAPAPAGTSHWDKPVALSIRRWCAPLLDLPKFASPEDYAARRLELGASEVNKRFMRAAGFEMLLVDSGNRPEELCSVEELGVIADVPAREVVRMESVAERVASGGGISAAGYADAVEAALRASLHDNVVGLKTVIAYRATLAIDYVPPGPGEVARAAGAWLAEIEKTGRARITDHVLERHLLWTGANIAREKGFPLQFHIGIGDPDIELNKVDPSRLTPFIHEAEAWQFPITLLHCYPFHRQAGLMAENFPFVYFDVGFVQNWAGPSYQRIMDEALELVPFTKQLYSSDGFGLSELYYLGAFRFRTSVARALNRWIDEDELAAGEAERIVDLIGRGNARRIYPLGD; translated from the coding sequence ATGAGCAGCGAAATCGGCGCGAAAGTCGCGCTAATCGACCACCATTGCCACGGCGTCATGCCCCACGACCTCACCCTCGCCCAATTTGAGGATTCACTAAGTGAAGCGTTCGCGCCAGCGCCCGCCGGCACCAGCCATTGGGACAAGCCGGTCGCGCTCTCGATCCGCCGTTGGTGCGCGCCGCTCCTGGATTTGCCGAAATTCGCGTCGCCCGAGGATTATGCCGCACGTCGCCTGGAGCTGGGCGCGAGTGAGGTCAACAAACGCTTCATGCGCGCCGCCGGCTTCGAAATGCTGCTGGTCGATTCGGGCAACCGCCCGGAGGAGCTTTGCTCGGTCGAGGAATTGGGCGTGATCGCCGACGTGCCGGCGCGCGAAGTGGTGCGTATGGAATCTGTGGCCGAACGTGTCGCGTCAGGCGGCGGCATCAGCGCCGCCGGTTACGCCGATGCCGTCGAAGCGGCGCTCCGCGCTTCTCTGCATGACAATGTGGTGGGCTTGAAAACGGTCATCGCCTACCGCGCGACGCTGGCCATCGATTACGTGCCGCCGGGGCCGGGTGAAGTCGCGCGCGCCGCCGGCGCCTGGCTTGCCGAGATCGAAAAAACCGGCCGCGCGCGCATCACCGATCACGTGCTGGAGCGGCATTTGCTGTGGACTGGCGCCAATATCGCGCGTGAGAAGGGCTTCCCGCTACAATTCCATATCGGCATCGGCGATCCTGATATCGAGCTCAACAAGGTCGATCCTAGCCGCCTGACGCCGTTCATCCACGAAGCCGAGGCCTGGCAATTCCCCATCACCTTGCTGCATTGCTACCCGTTCCACCGTCAGGCTGGGCTGATGGCCGAAAATTTCCCATTCGTTTATTTCGATGTCGGCTTTGTGCAAAACTGGGCCGGGCCGAGCTATCAACGCATCATGGATGAGGCGTTGGAGCTGGTGCCGTTCACCAAGCAGCTTTATTCGTCCGACGGGTTCGGTCTGTCCGAGCTTTATTACCTCGGCGCTTTCCGTTTCCGCACCAGTGTCGCGCGGGCACTGAACCGCTGGATCGATGAAGACGAATTGGCGGCCGGTGAAGCCGAGCGCATCGTCGATCTGATCGGGCGTGGCAATGCGCGGCGCATCTACCCGCTCGGTGATTGA
- a CDS encoding N-formylglutamate amidohydrolase, whose translation MPAGLIGANDPLPFETINEDGEAALLLICDHASCAVPEALDMLGLDAATVTDHIGWDIGAAAVTRQLSVLLDAPAVLAGYSRLLIDCNRPAAAPDQVPPVADGRPVPGNQNLSPADIAARREAFFDPYHEEIRYFLDKFETAERVPILAAIHSFTPSMTSDNEARPWQISVCWDRDGRVALPMLAALREEGLSVGENQPYGFDELSDFAIPEYGLKRGLPHILVEIRNDQIRSDADVATWAARLALHLAVALGDPAAQRIEKF comes from the coding sequence ATGCCGGCCGGCCTGATTGGCGCCAACGATCCGCTGCCCTTCGAAACCATCAATGAGGACGGTGAGGCGGCGCTGCTGCTGATCTGCGATCATGCCAGTTGCGCGGTGCCCGAGGCGCTCGACATGCTCGGCCTCGACGCCGCGACCGTCACCGACCATATCGGCTGGGATATCGGCGCCGCCGCGGTGACCCGGCAACTCTCAGTGCTGCTCGACGCGCCGGCGGTTCTTGCCGGCTATTCGCGCCTTCTTATCGATTGCAACCGCCCCGCCGCCGCGCCCGATCAGGTGCCGCCAGTTGCAGACGGCCGGCCCGTTCCTGGCAATCAAAACCTCAGCCCGGCCGATATCGCGGCCCGCCGGGAGGCGTTCTTCGATCCCTATCACGAGGAAATCCGCTATTTCCTGGATAAGTTCGAGACCGCCGAACGGGTGCCGATACTGGCCGCCATCCACAGCTTTACCCCGTCGATGACGTCGGATAACGAAGCCCGCCCGTGGCAAATCTCGGTTTGTTGGGACCGCGATGGCCGGGTTGCGTTGCCGATGCTGGCGGCGCTCCGCGAAGAAGGCCTCTCAGTCGGTGAAAACCAGCCTTACGGCTTTGACGAACTGTCCGATTTCGCCATTCCGGAATACGGCCTGAAGCGCGGCTTGCCGCATATCCTGGTCGAAATTCGCAACGATCAAATTCGCTCTGACGCCGATGTTGCGACCTGGGCGGCGCGCCTCGCGCTTCATCTCGCGGTGGCGCTTGGCGATCCGGCGGCGCAACGCATCGAGAAGTTCTGA
- a CDS encoding flavin reductase family protein: protein MPLLEDFDFQPGDGLLKQVDAQLFKEGMRQLTAGVTIVTTAIGRERRGLTATAVCSLSAEPPTLLACVNREAGAHDPTLQSRVFCVNLLATHHRKLAALFADPTKTAERFESGEWGTLASGAPVLMDSLASFDCILGQTMRAETHTVLTGRVQAVRLNDSLRPLLYSRGEFGSFAS, encoded by the coding sequence ATGCCGCTGCTGGAGGATTTCGATTTTCAACCGGGCGACGGGCTTCTCAAGCAAGTCGATGCACAACTGTTTAAAGAAGGCATGCGCCAGCTCACCGCCGGCGTGACCATCGTCACCACCGCCATCGGCAGGGAGCGCCGCGGCCTCACCGCCACTGCCGTTTGTTCGCTCTCGGCCGAGCCGCCGACGCTGCTCGCCTGCGTCAACCGCGAGGCCGGCGCGCATGACCCGACCCTGCAAAGCCGCGTCTTTTGCGTCAATCTTCTGGCCACCCATCACCGCAAACTGGCCGCTCTGTTTGCCGATCCAACGAAAACCGCGGAACGTTTCGAGAGTGGCGAATGGGGCACGCTTGCAAGTGGCGCTCCAGTGCTGATGGACAGCCTCGCCAGCTTCGATTGCATCCTTGGCCAGACCATGCGCGCCGAAACCCACACCGTGCTGACCGGCCGGGTGCAGGCGGTGCGCCTCAACGATAGCCTGCGACCACTATTATATTCGCGCGGCGAGTTCGGCTCTTTCGCATCGTAA
- a CDS encoding alpha/beta hydrolase, protein MNIDIGGVNLFFDIEGAKFVPEGPDMRERPTLVLLHGGPGFDHSHLMPAHSELADVAQCVFLDHRGNGRSDRCTPETWNLAQWGDDVYEFCQALGIEKPIVLGLSFGGFVAQSYATRHPEHPAKLILSSTAGTMRWDRIHDMFERLGGAEARRLAADFWADASNAAALGRYLETCFPLYNQTPQGTDMLTRSVINADVLGDFFKPDGEGHSFNLLPDLAKIQCPTLVMTGDMDPVTPPPQSQDIVAALPDGLAELRIFKGCGHGVERDDKEAALKTIREFILS, encoded by the coding sequence ATGAATATCGATATTGGCGGCGTAAACCTCTTTTTCGATATCGAAGGCGCGAAGTTCGTCCCTGAGGGCCCCGACATGCGCGAGCGCCCGACGCTTGTATTGCTACATGGCGGGCCGGGCTTCGATCATTCCCATTTGATGCCGGCCCATTCTGAGTTGGCGGACGTAGCGCAATGCGTCTTCCTCGACCACCGGGGCAATGGGCGCAGCGATCGTTGCACGCCCGAGACCTGGAACCTCGCCCAATGGGGCGATGACGTTTATGAGTTTTGCCAGGCGCTCGGCATCGAGAAGCCGATCGTGCTCGGCCTCTCGTTCGGCGGCTTCGTCGCCCAGTCCTATGCCACCCGCCACCCCGAACACCCGGCCAAGCTCATACTATCGAGCACCGCGGGCACCATGCGGTGGGATCGTATTCACGACATGTTCGAGCGCCTTGGCGGCGCTGAAGCGCGCCGGCTGGCCGCGGATTTTTGGGCCGATGCCTCTAATGCGGCGGCGCTCGGGCGGTATCTGGAGACCTGCTTCCCGCTCTATAACCAGACGCCGCAAGGGACCGACATGCTCACCCGCAGCGTCATTAACGCCGATGTGCTTGGAGATTTCTTCAAGCCCGATGGCGAGGGCCACAGCTTTAATCTGCTGCCCGATCTGGCCAAGATTCAATGCCCGACCCTGGTGATGACCGGCGATATGGACCCGGTGACGCCGCCGCCGCAATCGCAAGATATCGTCGCCGCACTGCCCGACGGCCTGGCCGAGCTCCGCATTTTCAAAGGCTGCGGCCACGGCGTCGAGCGCGACGACAAAGAGGCCGCACTCAAAACCATCCGCGAATTTATCCTTAGCTAA
- a CDS encoding antibiotic biosynthesis monooxygenase has translation MTTTVMLEFKAKAGAGNGLVEKLKEILPDTRSYDGNHSIVVYQKQDDPDACIIEGVWDSQGHFEKYIAWREETGVLGAFVEALEGPPSIRYFNKTDA, from the coding sequence ATGACAACCACGGTTATGCTTGAATTCAAGGCCAAAGCCGGGGCCGGCAACGGGCTGGTGGAGAAGCTCAAGGAAATTTTGCCCGATACCAGGAGCTATGACGGCAACCACAGCATCGTGGTTTATCAAAAGCAGGATGACCCGGATGCCTGCATCATCGAGGGCGTTTGGGACAGCCAGGGCCATTTCGAAAAATATATCGCTTGGCGCGAGGAGACCGGCGTGCTTGGCGCTTTCGTCGAAGCCCTCGAAGGCCCGCCCTCCATCCGCTATTTCAACAAGACCGACGCCTAG